One region of Spiroplasma culicicola AES-1 genomic DNA includes:
- a CDS encoding HPr family phosphocarrier protein has translation MTSFTAKVIDPVGLHARPASVLTKEASKFASEIKIICGEKEGNLKSIMNVMALAVKSGAEITIEATGDDEKEAIAAIEQAMKDNSII, from the coding sequence ATGACTTCATTTACAGCAAAAGTTATTGATCCAGTTGGGTTACATGCAAGACCTGCATCAGTTTTAACAAAGGAAGCTTCAAAATTTGCTTCAGAAATTAAAATAATCTGTGGGGAAAAAGAAGGTAATCTAAAATCAATTATGAACGTAATGGCTTTAGCAGTTAAATCAGGGGCAGAAATTACTATTGAAGCAACTGGTGATGACGAAAAAGAAGCTATTGCAGCTATTGAGCAAGCAATGAAAGATAATTCAATTATCTAA
- a CDS encoding ABC transporter ATP-binding protein — MIEIKNVSRKLGNFGLQNVSFKIKKGSVVAFVGDNGAGKTTTIKALFGELKIDSGQILIDGKNIFENNNLKKVAFFPDSNNVPMNIKVHDYMHYICAANGITSDIANKKIDSVYKLLELRPYKNKKIKELSSGWKKKAIMASVLIRTPEYIVFDEPTANVDVESKLYFMNILKLLVRQGITVLITSHIIEELQEVANYLVLIKKGEIVYENDFDNQKEQIMDVYKQHMKSPIKDLRILQELYRGEI; from the coding sequence ATGATAGAGATAAAAAATGTCTCAAGGAAACTGGGTAACTTTGGTTTACAAAATGTTAGTTTTAAAATCAAAAAGGGTTCAGTTGTTGCCTTTGTTGGTGACAATGGAGCTGGAAAAACTACAACAATCAAAGCATTATTTGGTGAATTGAAGATTGATAGCGGTCAGATTTTAATTGATGGTAAAAATATCTTTGAAAATAACAACTTAAAAAAAGTTGCTTTTTTTCCAGATTCAAATAACGTACCAATGAATATTAAAGTCCATGACTATATGCATTACATTTGTGCTGCCAATGGTATTACAAGTGATATTGCAAACAAAAAAATTGATAGTGTTTATAAATTATTAGAATTAAGACCTTACAAAAACAAAAAAATCAAAGAACTTTCATCGGGTTGAAAGAAAAAGGCTATTATGGCAAGTGTTCTTATTAGAACACCAGAATATATTGTATTTGACGAACCAACAGCAAATGTGGACGTTGAATCTAAATTATATTTTATGAATATTTTAAAATTATTAGTAAGACAGGGAATTACTGTTTTAATTACAAGTCATATTATTGAAGAACTTCAAGAAGTGGCAAACTATTTAGTATTAATTAAAAAGGGTGAAATTGTTTATGAAAATGATTTTGACAACCAAAAAGAGCAAATAATGGATGTATACAAACAGCATATGAAAAGTCCAATTAAGGATTTAAGAATTTTGCAAGAATTGTATCGTGGAGAAATTTAA
- a CDS encoding ABC-2 transporter permease, translating into MKLKLDKRKANVEKQASANFTIIFNINLKMALKNAGILVTKLVYIFAMIMILTFEVSSAIKPQDVDSLATFKLIFYIFSTILTVFYTMVITIYLLKKQWSDGIHSIESRAGFKPWKSYLIRALVQFTVMSISNAIILFYCIVLQFISAANTEIYFAYVYSQMFFLVFLSVVVTLMLLVIFAVCNTLVGTMLSTVLMFFMAFSPLFASIKSLLSGDSSIDYGLKMNAIDAFTRSTLSDGNVKVNSLYKDQLNNDQSIYLTQFKDNLEGLSETLSEEIDIKYLGLSQIPLEARTMVEYYDLNNGDINAQWVVWKDMTYKLLSTGQYGYENYVEGDNLPKEKFILNKLPIADILEDLLVAVIENSTQFKNENDGIVPALFIESYSWNYTPEVIQIDNFISQLKKVKPEYSNFLTNINKIYNKMSVVLNADSTQIFSNTQRTHSSDTPIAHELYTSDISYSQNDIQSRNICDEIGIECNQEILDRNEAVAETYNSFPELSIINYLIINLWFDSFALDSEIDTLYQYYNNSQAAKDLTTDVFKHFGVMSTGIFANPLINDSFNSSSFAPIKQGNTTSVKNILDYEKYTPDNLEAYALQEPYIIKEKLKYTNAFIIPLAYFVYLLVCSPLAYIGYWFYERKTKI; encoded by the coding sequence ATGAAATTAAAATTAGACAAAAGGAAAGCAAATGTTGAAAAACAAGCGTCTGCTAACTTTACAATTATTTTTAATATCAACTTAAAAATGGCTCTTAAAAACGCGGGTATTTTAGTTACTAAATTAGTTTATATTTTTGCAATGATTATGATTTTAACTTTTGAGGTATCTTCAGCAATTAAACCTCAAGATGTAGATTCATTAGCAACTTTTAAATTGATATTTTATATATTTTCAACCATTTTAACAGTATTTTATACTATGGTTATTACTATATATTTACTTAAAAAACAGTGATCTGATGGAATTCATTCGATTGAATCAAGAGCTGGATTTAAACCATGAAAATCTTATTTAATTCGTGCTCTTGTACAATTTACTGTAATGTCAATTTCAAATGCAATTATTTTATTTTATTGCATTGTATTGCAATTTATATCTGCTGCAAACACAGAAATTTATTTTGCATATGTGTATTCACAAATGTTTTTCTTAGTATTTTTATCAGTTGTAGTAACTTTAATGTTATTAGTAATATTTGCAGTATGTAATACACTAGTAGGAACAATGTTATCAACAGTATTAATGTTCTTTATGGCATTTTCACCATTATTTGCATCAATTAAATCTCTACTTTCTGGAGATTCATCAATTGATTATGGATTAAAAATGAATGCTATAGATGCTTTTACACGTTCAACATTAAGTGATGGTAATGTAAAAGTTAATTCATTGTATAAGGATCAATTAAACAATGATCAATCAATATACTTAACACAATTTAAAGATAATTTAGAGGGTCTAAGTGAAACATTAAGTGAAGAAATAGATATTAAATATCTTGGTTTATCACAAATACCATTGGAAGCTCGTACAATGGTTGAATATTATGATTTAAATAATGGGGATATAAATGCACAATGAGTGGTATGAAAAGATATGACTTATAAACTTTTAAGCACTGGACAATATGGTTATGAAAATTATGTTGAGGGAGACAATCTTCCAAAAGAAAAGTTCATATTAAATAAATTGCCAATTGCAGATATTTTAGAAGATTTATTAGTTGCTGTAATTGAAAATTCCACTCAATTCAAAAACGAAAATGATGGTATTGTACCAGCCCTATTTATAGAATCATATAGTTGAAACTATACTCCAGAGGTAATTCAAATTGATAACTTTATTAGTCAATTGAAAAAAGTAAAACCAGAGTATAGTAATTTTTTAACAAATATTAATAAAATTTATAACAAAATGTCTGTTGTTTTAAATGCAGATTCAACTCAAATATTTTCAAATACACAAAGAACACATTCAAGTGACACTCCAATTGCGCATGAACTTTATACAAGTGATATTTCATATAGCCAAAATGATATACAAAGTAGAAATATTTGTGATGAAATAGGTATAGAATGTAATCAAGAAATTCTTGATAGAAATGAAGCTGTTGCAGAAACTTACAACAGTTTTCCTGAACTTTCAATTATTAATTATTTAATTATTAATTTATGATTTGATTCATTTGCACTTGATAGTGAAATTGATACATTGTATCAATATTACAATAATTCACAAGCTGCAAAAGATTTAACAACAGATGTATTTAAACACTTTGGTGTAATGTCTACAGGAATATTTGCAAATCCATTAATTAATGATTCATTTAATTCATCAAGTTTTGCACCTATTAAACAAGGAAATACAACATCTGTAAAAAATATATTAGATTATGAAAAATATACACCAGATAATTTAGAGGCCTATGCCTTACAAGAACCTTACATTATTAAAGAAAAACTAAAATATACAAATGCATTCATTATTCCATTAGCATACTTTGTGTATCTATTAGTATGTTCACCATTAGCTTATATAGGATATTGATTCTATGAAAGAAAAACAAAAATTTAA
- a CDS encoding ABC transporter ATP-binding protein produces MIEVKKITRDLGGFFLNQVSFTIKKGSVVAFVGDNGAGKTTTIKALFGELRLDSGQILMNGKDILDDQNLQRIAFFPDSNNVPMNMKLKDYVSYICAVNGMSKKQAQDRAEAVYTMLGLEPYVNKKLKSLSAGWKKRAIMASVLVRAPEFIVFDEPTANVDVEAKLSFMNILHELSNIGVTILITSHILEELQEVANYLVLIKNGEIVYENDFDNKTQKISDIYKTINAQKTDNISLLNDVYLNAGGVENGK; encoded by the coding sequence ATGATTGAAGTTAAAAAAATTACAAGAGATCTTGGTGGTTTCTTCTTAAATCAAGTAAGTTTTACAATTAAAAAGGGTTCAGTTGTTGCTTTTGTTGGCGATAATGGAGCAGGTAAAACTACAACAATTAAAGCTTTATTTGGTGAATTGCGATTAGATAGTGGACAAATTTTAATGAATGGAAAAGATATTTTAGATGATCAAAATTTACAAAGAATTGCATTCTTTCCTGATTCAAATAACGTACCAATGAACATGAAATTAAAAGATTATGTTTCATATATTTGTGCAGTGAATGGAATGTCAAAAAAACAAGCTCAAGATAGAGCTGAAGCTGTATATACAATGTTAGGGTTAGAACCTTACGTTAATAAGAAATTAAAAAGTTTATCAGCTGGATGAAAGAAAAGAGCAATTATGGCAAGTGTTTTAGTTAGAGCACCTGAATTTATTGTTTTTGATGAACCAACAGCAAACGTTGATGTTGAAGCAAAATTATCATTTATGAACATTTTGCATGAACTATCAAATATTGGAGTAACTATTTTAATTACAAGTCATATTCTTGAAGAACTTCAAGAAGTGGCAAACTATTTAGTACTAATTAAAAATGGTGAAATAGTATATGAAAATGACTTTGACAATAAAACACAAAAAATATCAGACATTTATAAAACAATTAATGCTCAAAAAACAGATAACATTAGTTTATTAAATGACGTTTATTTAAATGCTGGAGGTGTTGAAAATGGAAAATAA
- a CDS encoding ABC-2 transporter permease: MENNQNPIQTSTVKLNLQKPVKVKKQKEPRQKGEKFIKPIKFEGIWLLLWVNVKKAFTTKTIIAMGIVFLIISFIFTSISLPMIASGDEVGKIISWIGYILTMFFYIIFLSLLAIILVKTPILEGITQIEIRAGVAIWKSYLIRFATYLLIAFAYCLVNMIIVFSYLPLAQNLKYLRMAFIISPPIFLFIFAIIWYPLITFIALICSQAMGIFTNIFVGAVVAVVPIINAVIPVFMGDFGEKNKDIQVKTVQLQLANDFYQSTINDENVKGIYEEDILSQINKNIDQINKQHNTTTEDNICVIRTLDLNSLITYDQTSEGNPSGCSSASNYLEYLERAFYLGEFNTNTTTNTEITNVFDNLYISQILSAMFDLVDEKLYEVPVGHPGFNEAGIYYASSSQSWYDNSRSTNYIDISVLVKWLAKQLPEYKNLLTTIEKQYNKYKEIMWDYNSINDNYYLYSGKSYSYMKIAQNDFYKGVLELNNDAISVYKRHPELAIINNLIIQNWMNVYALNSSLQQSAWNEDNYGGSWNTTSLTNEEMFEKMQKRTTSQIISKYANPTHHISSMWNGLFGKNVMLDLLVSDSSMEMIPRGVTKGVSNLEEFAQYSTWDYVKSAKASEIDPDRKMVPMFEKVTLKVNFGYNVSLIVFIYVLSSLGVNALVYLTYKKQARI; this comes from the coding sequence ATGGAAAATAATCAAAATCCAATTCAAACAAGCACTGTAAAGCTTAATTTACAAAAACCTGTTAAAGTCAAAAAACAAAAAGAACCTCGTCAAAAGGGTGAAAAATTTATCAAGCCAATTAAATTTGAAGGTATTTGATTATTATTATGAGTTAATGTTAAAAAAGCATTTACTACAAAAACAATCATAGCAATGGGAATTGTTTTCTTAATTATTTCGTTTATCTTTACATCAATATCATTGCCAATGATAGCTTCAGGAGATGAAGTTGGAAAAATTATTTCATGAATTGGATATATTTTAACAATGTTCTTCTATATAATTTTTCTATCACTACTAGCAATAATATTGGTTAAAACTCCAATTCTAGAAGGAATTACCCAAATTGAAATTAGAGCAGGAGTTGCTATTTGAAAATCATATTTAATAAGATTTGCAACATACTTATTAATTGCATTTGCATATTGTTTAGTAAATATGATTATTGTATTTAGTTACCTGCCTTTAGCTCAAAACTTAAAATATCTAAGAATGGCCTTTATAATAAGTCCCCCAATTTTCTTATTTATCTTTGCAATAATTTGATATCCATTAATTACATTTATTGCATTAATTTGTTCACAAGCAATGGGAATATTTACAAATATTTTTGTTGGAGCAGTAGTTGCAGTTGTACCTATTATTAATGCTGTTATTCCAGTATTTATGGGAGATTTTGGTGAAAAAAATAAAGATATTCAAGTTAAGACCGTCCAATTACAATTGGCAAATGATTTTTATCAATCAACAATTAATGATGAAAATGTAAAAGGTATTTATGAAGAAGATATTTTAAGTCAAATAAATAAAAATATTGATCAGATAAATAAACAACATAATACAACAACGGAAGATAATATATGTGTTATTAGAACTTTAGATTTAAATTCACTTATTACTTATGATCAAACTTCAGAAGGCAATCCCTCTGGATGTTCTTCAGCGTCAAATTATTTAGAATATCTTGAAAGAGCATTCTATTTAGGTGAATTTAATACAAATACTACAACTAATACTGAAATTACAAATGTATTTGATAATCTTTATATTTCACAAATTTTATCAGCAATGTTTGATTTAGTTGATGAAAAACTATATGAAGTACCTGTTGGTCATCCTGGATTTAACGAAGCGGGAATATATTATGCAAGTAGTTCACAAAGTTGATATGATAATTCAAGATCTACAAACTATATAGATATTTCAGTGTTAGTAAAATGATTAGCAAAACAATTACCTGAATATAAAAATCTTTTAACAACTATTGAAAAACAATATAATAAATACAAAGAAATTATGTGAGATTACAATTCTATTAATGATAATTATTATTTATATTCAGGAAAATCATATTCATATATGAAAATAGCACAAAATGATTTTTATAAAGGTGTACTTGAATTGAATAATGATGCAATTAGTGTTTATAAAAGACATCCAGAATTGGCAATCATTAACAATTTAATTATTCAAAATTGAATGAATGTTTATGCACTAAATTCAAGTCTTCAACAGTCAGCTTGAAATGAAGATAATTATGGTGGTAGTTGAAATACAACATCATTAACAAATGAAGAAATGTTTGAAAAAATGCAAAAACGTACTACTTCACAAATTATTTCTAAATATGCTAATCCAACTCATCATATTTCTTCAATGTGAAATGGATTATTTGGTAAAAATGTTATGTTAGATTTACTTGTAAGTGATTCTAGTATGGAAATGATTCCTAGGGGTGTTACCAAAGGAGTTTCAAATTTAGAAGAGTTTGCTCAATATTCAACATGAGATTATGTCAAAAGTGCCAAAGCAAGTGAAATTGATCCAGATAGAAAAATGGTACCAATGTTTGAAAAAGTAACTTTAAAAGTTAACTTTGGATATAATGTTTCATTGATAGTATTTATTTATGTTCTATCTTCATTAGGAGTAAATGCTTTAGTTTACTTAACATATAAAAAACAAGCTAGAATTTAA
- the ptsP gene encoding phosphoenolpyruvate--protein phosphotransferase, producing MSMKLKGIGASNGIAVAKVYVLDEQPIVIPQENTTDVEKELANVSASIEKAKTDLVNLQKIALEKLGEEKAAIFEAHASILEDPAMSEEFTALIKEQNYNGAKAIDEVATKYIEMFGAMDDDYFRERAADVKDVTERLMRYVLGLPVADLATINEEVIIVAEDLTPSQTAQLNPLFVKGFACNIGGRTSHAAIMARSLEIPAVLGLKTIVHSVKENDILAMDGLTGEVEINPANKDEWTKKAEKFKQEQAELEKFKTLPTVTKDGFDKFILEGNIGSPKDVAAVLENGGEGVGLFRSEFLYMDNDHFPTEDEQFEAYKKVVSDMNGKVTIIRTLDIGGDKKLSYFEFPEEMNPFLGYRAIRFTLDRKDIFRDQIRALLRASAFGPIGIMFPMIATVDEFKAAKQFTLDCKVELEKEGVKVGADLEIGMMVEIPAAAVNAENFAKHADFFSVGTNDLIQYSMAADRMSEHVTYLYQPYNPSILRLLKLTIDGAHKHGKWAGMCGEMAGEPEAVPLLMGLGLDAYSMSATSIPQARSIMSKLTLEETQTLAAKALECETSDEVLALVNDLMKNK from the coding sequence ATGTCAATGAAATTAAAAGGAATTGGGGCAAGTAACGGGATTGCTGTTGCTAAAGTTTATGTTTTAGACGAACAACCAATCGTTATACCTCAAGAAAATACAACAGATGTTGAAAAAGAATTAGCAAATGTTAGCGCTTCAATTGAAAAAGCAAAAACAGATTTAGTAAATCTACAAAAAATTGCACTTGAAAAATTGGGTGAAGAAAAAGCAGCTATTTTTGAAGCACATGCTTCAATCTTAGAAGACCCAGCAATGAGCGAAGAATTTACTGCTTTAATTAAGGAACAAAATTACAATGGAGCAAAAGCAATTGATGAAGTTGCAACCAAATATATTGAAATGTTTGGTGCAATGGATGATGATTACTTTAGAGAAAGAGCAGCTGATGTTAAAGATGTAACAGAAAGATTAATGCGTTACGTTTTGGGATTACCAGTTGCAGATTTAGCAACAATTAATGAAGAAGTTATTATTGTTGCAGAAGATTTAACACCATCTCAAACTGCACAGTTAAATCCATTATTTGTAAAAGGATTTGCATGTAATATTGGGGGAAGAACTAGTCATGCTGCTATTATGGCAAGAAGTTTAGAGATTCCTGCAGTTTTGGGATTAAAAACTATTGTTCATAGTGTTAAAGAAAATGATATTTTAGCAATGGATGGATTAACTGGAGAAGTTGAAATTAATCCAGCAAACAAAGACGAATGAACTAAAAAAGCTGAGAAATTTAAACAAGAACAAGCTGAATTAGAAAAATTTAAAACTTTACCAACAGTTACAAAAGATGGATTTGATAAATTTATTTTAGAAGGAAATATTGGTAGTCCAAAAGATGTAGCTGCTGTTTTAGAAAATGGGGGAGAAGGAGTTGGATTATTTAGATCTGAATTCTTATACATGGACAATGATCATTTCCCTACAGAAGATGAGCAATTTGAAGCTTACAAAAAAGTTGTAAGTGACATGAATGGCAAAGTAACAATTATTAGAACACTTGATATTGGGGGAGACAAAAAATTATCATATTTTGAATTCCCAGAAGAAATGAATCCATTCTTAGGATATCGTGCAATTAGATTTACATTAGACAGAAAAGATATTTTTAGAGACCAAATTAGAGCTTTACTAAGAGCTAGTGCATTTGGACCAATTGGAATTATGTTCCCAATGATTGCAACAGTTGATGAATTTAAAGCAGCAAAACAATTTACACTTGATTGTAAAGTTGAATTAGAAAAAGAAGGTGTTAAAGTTGGTGCAGATCTAGAAATCGGAATGATGGTAGAAATTCCTGCAGCAGCAGTAAATGCTGAAAACTTTGCAAAACATGCTGATTTCTTCAGTGTTGGAACAAACGACTTAATTCAATATTCAATGGCTGCTGACAGAATGAGTGAACATGTGACATATTTATACCAACCATATAATCCTTCAATTTTAAGATTATTAAAATTAACAATTGATGGAGCACACAAACATGGTAAATGAGCTGGAATGTGTGGAGAAATGGCTGGAGAACCTGAAGCAGTTCCATTATTAATGGGTTTAGGACTTGATGCTTATTCAATGTCTGCAACAAGTATTCCTCAAGCAAGAAGCATTATGTCAAAATTGACTTTAGAAGAAACTCAAACATTAGCTGCTAAAGCTCTTGAATGTGAAACTTCTGATGAAGTATTGGCATTAGTAAATGACTTAATGAAAAATAAATAA
- a CDS encoding PTS sugar transporter subunit IIA, protein MFTKNKSVEVFAPVDGEIIDLSTVQDDVFAEKMLGEGLAFVPANGEFVAPIDGKLVTVFPSGHAYGIATKSGVEILLHIGLDTVSLDGEGFDVKVKQDQTVSVGDLLVNVDIENVSKKVPSMQTPLIFTTDSMNGRTIEIVKSGTVAKGDLIAIVK, encoded by the coding sequence TTATTTACAAAAAATAAAAGCGTAGAAGTATTTGCACCAGTTGATGGAGAAATTATTGATTTATCTACTGTGCAAGATGATGTATTTGCAGAAAAAATGTTAGGTGAAGGTTTAGCATTTGTTCCAGCAAATGGTGAATTCGTTGCTCCAATTGATGGGAAACTAGTTACAGTATTTCCATCAGGACATGCATATGGAATTGCAACTAAAAGCGGTGTTGAAATTTTATTACACATTGGTTTAGATACAGTTTCATTAGATGGTGAAGGGTTTGACGTTAAAGTTAAACAAGATCAAACAGTTTCAGTGGGAGATTTATTAGTAAATGTTGATATTGAAAATGTTTCTAAAAAAGTACCTTCAATGCAAACTCCATTAATTTTTACAACTGATTCAATGAACGGAAGAACAATTGAAATTGTAAAATCAGGAACTGTTGCAAAGGGAGACTTAATTGCTATAGTTAAATAA
- a CDS encoding CPBP family intramembrane glutamic endopeptidase, translating to METNNDKTLEKEFAKNEKKVAKAMAKKEKKLEREIRHNERKVKFYKWHNKNYKLEDNQFRYNLVNWKTDGMIFLSCAFFIPVLFSLIGFFFFDLKTNNYTQATVELAKLISAAVGLFLLGQRHSRILWSGGFAWYFLYVLAPQFIVLILAFIPFENSDIFNMLAMLISGAAVLIIILKFDRVITKRMKETFKNHLGTLIVTSLIAFVAMFLISTMFFSSLIENTWLNLAQAENQNSLTGPLNDANTSTTVKIIYVIILFAYAVVVAPLLEEIVIRQSWFVNIGNKWAGLIFSSLFFGFMHYGTTGDYEHFLSYTSAGFCLGAVFIFSKANVTYSWMVHLLNNLTAFILMIIGAFA from the coding sequence ATGGAAACAAATAATGACAAAACATTAGAAAAAGAATTTGCAAAAAACGAGAAGAAAGTTGCAAAGGCAATGGCCAAAAAAGAAAAAAAATTAGAAAGAGAAATTAGACATAACGAAAGAAAAGTTAAGTTTTATAAGTGACATAATAAAAATTATAAGCTAGAAGATAATCAATTTAGATATAACTTAGTTAATTGAAAAACTGATGGAATGATTTTTTTAAGTTGTGCGTTTTTTATTCCAGTTTTATTTTCTTTAATTGGATTTTTCTTTTTTGATCTAAAAACAAATAATTATACTCAAGCTACAGTTGAACTTGCAAAATTAATTAGTGCAGCTGTTGGTCTATTTTTATTGGGCCAACGTCACTCAAGAATATTGTGAAGTGGGGGATTTGCTTGATATTTCCTATATGTATTAGCTCCCCAATTTATTGTTTTAATTCTTGCATTTATTCCATTTGAAAATAGTGATATTTTTAATATGTTGGCAATGCTAATTAGTGGTGCAGCTGTTTTAATAATTATTCTTAAATTTGATAGAGTTATAACTAAAAGAATGAAAGAAACATTTAAAAATCATTTAGGTACTTTGATTGTTACAAGTCTTATTGCTTTTGTTGCGATGTTTTTAATTTCTACAATGTTCTTTTCAAGTTTAATTGAAAATACATGATTAAATCTAGCGCAAGCAGAAAATCAAAATAGTTTAACTGGCCCATTAAATGATGCAAATACATCAACAACTGTAAAAATAATCTATGTTATCATATTATTTGCATATGCTGTTGTTGTGGCACCTTTATTAGAAGAAATTGTAATTCGCCAATCATGATTTGTAAATATTGGAAATAAATGAGCTGGATTAATCTTTAGTTCATTATTCTTTGGGTTTATGCATTATGGAACAACTGGAGATTATGAACATTTCTTAAGTTATACTTCTGCTGGATTTTGTTTAGGAGCTGTATTTATATTCTCAAAAGCAAATGTAACATATTCATGAATGGTACACTTGTTAAATAACTTAACTGCATTTATTCTAATGATAATAGGTGCTTTTGCATAG
- a CDS encoding pseudouridine synthase family protein → MTILKVNKNDENQTVFNFIKKNFKTTNLSIIYKWFRTNKIKINDKRIKDQKIILKFGDEIKVYDSASAVKRQNNHIVDYSLLKVVYEDDNILIADKPSGLEIHSPINENLDEMVRSYLIEKKEYNIENENSFVISHVHRIDKLTRGLVIYAKNKMSLDILLTSIQEKDEISKFYLAKLVNNDLPEGLVNGWIRYDSEKQVAVFREIQKNSYKESNQINQIVDEQNNIYSIQLLSGRKHQIRSICSFYKAPIVGDFRYGAPRNGSKQIELIAYKLIFNNLQGQLSYLNNQEFISNYKF, encoded by the coding sequence ATGACAATCTTAAAAGTAAATAAAAATGATGAAAATCAAACGGTTTTTAATTTTATTAAGAAAAATTTTAAAACTACAAATTTATCAATTATCTATAAGTGATTTCGAACAAACAAAATTAAAATTAATGATAAAAGAATTAAGGATCAAAAAATTATTTTAAAATTTGGAGATGAAATAAAAGTTTATGATAGTGCAAGTGCTGTTAAAAGACAAAATAATCACATTGTTGATTACAGTTTATTAAAAGTTGTTTATGAAGATGACAATATTTTAATAGCAGATAAACCAAGTGGTTTAGAAATTCACTCACCAATTAATGAAAATCTTGATGAAATGGTAAGAAGTTATTTAATTGAGAAAAAAGAATATAATATTGAAAATGAAAATTCATTTGTAATTAGTCATGTTCACAGAATTGATAAATTAACTCGTGGTTTGGTTATTTATGCTAAAAATAAAATGAGTTTAGATATATTATTAACTTCAATTCAAGAAAAAGATGAAATCTCAAAGTTTTATCTTGCAAAATTAGTAAATAATGATTTGCCTGAAGGTTTAGTAAATGGGTGAATTCGTTATGATAGTGAAAAACAAGTTGCTGTATTTAGAGAAATTCAAAAGAATAGTTATAAAGAATCCAACCAGATTAATCAAATAGTTGATGAACAAAATAATATTTATTCAATTCAATTATTATCTGGAAGAAAACACCAAATTAGATCAATTTGTTCTTTTTATAAAGCACCAATTGTTGGAGATTTTCGATATGGAGCTCCAAGAAATGGATCAAAACAAATTGAATTAATTGCCTATAAACTAATTTTTAATAATCTACAAGGTCAATTAAGTTATCTAAATAATCAAGAATTTATATCAAACTATAAATTTTAA